The following are encoded together in the Arthrobacter sp. Y-9 genome:
- a CDS encoding inositol monophosphatase family protein — translation MSERHVPSGVPHEQPSTQELLAVAREAAAAGAAVLAQRATLCQEDVTGVADNKTSDNDWVTEFDRQAEDAVRAVITRHRPHDVITGEEHGTTAPDSPSGYRWSIDPLDGTTNFIRNIVYFATSVAVAAPDGSWVAGVVDAPALRRVYWATRGGGAWLLDAASGNPEPRRLTGPPEGHRGRILASGFSYDAGVRTEQAASLPQLMDGLADLRRLGSAALDLCLVADGTHDCYGERGLNEHDWSAGALVAEEAGCWVRRPNLRSPLDGGPSDEERLEAWTCAGALEDATRFPL, via the coding sequence ATGAGTGAGCGGCACGTCCCGAGCGGCGTCCCTCACGAGCAGCCGTCCACGCAAGAACTGCTCGCCGTCGCGCGGGAAGCCGCCGCAGCCGGTGCAGCCGTCCTGGCACAGCGGGCCACGCTGTGCCAGGAGGACGTGACCGGCGTCGCGGACAACAAGACCAGTGACAACGACTGGGTCACCGAGTTCGACCGGCAGGCGGAGGACGCCGTGCGCGCCGTCATCACGCGGCACCGGCCTCATGACGTCATCACCGGGGAGGAGCACGGCACCACGGCTCCGGACAGCCCGAGCGGCTACCGCTGGTCCATCGACCCGCTGGACGGCACCACCAACTTCATCCGCAACATCGTGTACTTCGCCACGAGCGTCGCCGTCGCGGCCCCGGACGGGAGCTGGGTCGCCGGCGTGGTCGACGCTCCGGCACTGCGGCGGGTGTACTGGGCGACGCGCGGCGGGGGAGCGTGGCTCCTGGACGCCGCGAGCGGGAATCCGGAACCGCGCCGCCTCACCGGACCGCCGGAGGGCCACCGCGGCCGCATCCTGGCCAGCGGATTCTCGTACGACGCCGGCGTGCGCACCGAGCAGGCCGCGTCCCTCCCGCAGCTGATGGACGGTCTCGCGGACCTGCGGAGGCTGGGTTCGGCCGCGCTGGACCTCTGTCTCGTGGCCGACGGGACCCACGACTGCTACGGCGAACGCGGCCTCAACGAGCACGACTGGTCCGCCGGAGCCCTCGTGGCCGAGGAAGCCGGGTGCTGGGTGCGGCGTCCGAACCTCCGCAGCCCTCTCGACGGTGGTCCCTCGGATGAGGAGCGGCTCGAAGCCTGGACGTGCGCCGGGGCCCTGGAGGACGCGACCCGCTTCCCGCTCTAG
- a CDS encoding GNAT family N-acetyltransferase: MVPSFTLRPPLPSDVESLAALHVRCWREAYGHLLPEEFFTDDRLESRRRLWTMLTASAAAAPQSAQPVQSTQTKPVQTIRVAEAAGEVVGFAGGGAPLDPEEAALGQNLSMLYLRQDFHGSGAGQALFDAVLPSGPAFLWVAKDNPRAQAFYRRNGFVLDGTEDVLEDFGGITEARMVRR; the protein is encoded by the coding sequence ATGGTGCCCAGTTTCACACTCCGCCCGCCCCTGCCGTCCGACGTCGAAAGCCTCGCCGCCCTTCATGTGCGCTGCTGGCGCGAGGCCTACGGGCACCTGCTCCCCGAGGAGTTCTTCACTGACGACCGCCTTGAGAGCCGACGCCGGCTCTGGACGATGCTGACCGCCTCGGCGGCCGCCGCACCGCAGTCGGCGCAGCCGGTCCAGTCAACCCAGACCAAGCCGGTCCAGACCATCAGGGTGGCCGAGGCGGCCGGCGAAGTGGTCGGGTTCGCGGGTGGGGGTGCGCCCCTCGACCCCGAGGAGGCCGCCCTCGGCCAGAACCTTTCGATGCTGTATCTGCGGCAGGACTTTCACGGCAGCGGCGCAGGTCAGGCCCTGTTCGACGCCGTGCTCCCGTCCGGCCCGGCCTTCCTGTGGGTGGCGAAGGACAACCCCCGCGCCCAGGCGTTCTACCGCCGGAACGGCTTCGTGCTGGATGGCACGGAGGACGTGCTGGAGGACTTCGGCGGGATCACGGAAGCGCGCATGGTCCGGCGCTGA
- a CDS encoding GNAT family N-acetyltransferase has translation MPSEILIRPALPADYPEIARITVDAYLAAGYFTDPEFPYLQHIRKVAERAEVAEIWVAERDGAVIGSVTLAVEGDAWSDIARAGELEFRLLVVDPGVQRSGAGRAMVEAILAEARRRPGISAVSLTTGESWESAHGLYRSMGFERVPERDWWTPNKEARLLVYRLDVA, from the coding sequence GTGCCATCCGAGATTCTGATCCGCCCCGCCCTGCCCGCCGACTACCCGGAGATCGCCCGGATCACGGTGGACGCCTACCTCGCAGCGGGGTACTTCACGGATCCCGAGTTCCCTTACCTCCAGCACATCCGCAAGGTCGCGGAACGTGCCGAGGTGGCCGAGATCTGGGTGGCGGAGCGCGACGGCGCCGTGATCGGCTCGGTCACGCTGGCGGTCGAGGGCGACGCGTGGTCGGACATCGCCCGCGCGGGTGAGCTCGAGTTCCGTCTTCTGGTCGTGGACCCGGGCGTGCAGCGCAGCGGCGCCGGCCGCGCCATGGTCGAGGCCATCCTCGCGGAGGCGCGACGCCGGCCCGGCATCTCCGCGGTCTCCCTCACCACGGGCGAGAGCTGGGAGAGCGCCCACGGCCTCTACCGCTCGATGGGCTTCGAACGCGTCCCCGAGCGTGACTGGTGGACCCCCAACAAGGAAGCCCGCCTGCTCGTCTACCGCCTGGACGTCGCCTGA
- the ligA gene encoding NAD-dependent DNA ligase LigA, protein MKDDVVEPSGGTPAEALREEYQHLADEVRRYRHAYYQEDEPLISDAEFDELYLRLERFEALHPELVSNDSPTQEVGGEVSSAFAAVEHLSRMYSLEDVFSLEELTAWVEKTLASTQTLGLATPRWLTELKIDGLAVNLLYRDGKLVRAATRGDGTTGEDITHNVLTIKEIPRELSGTGHPAEVEIRGEVFIPSKAFDEYNEILIAQGKAPLANPRNAAAGSLRQKDPAETAKRPLSMYVHGIGRHEGLDLASQSDFYALLQEWGLPTSPYFKVLDTLEEVLGFIAEYGEKRHSLIHEIDGIVVKVDQLAVQRQLGHTSRVPRWAVAYKYPPEEVHTKLLDIRVNVGRTGRVTPYGVMEPVKVAGSTVEMATLHNQDVVKAKGVLIGDTVVLRKAGDVIPEIVGPVLALRDGTEHAFVMPETCPSCGTPLAPGKEGDVDLRCPNARSCPAQLRQRVAHLAGRGAFDIEALGDEAALALTAGPGPDPAGTGGLVQPTGPGVLTDESRVFDLASETAGADLRAALGEVKVWREKRVKGAGTGVWELKPYFWTQGTAKSPAGPSANTKKLFTELEKAKSQPLWRVLVALSIRHVGPTASRALATAFGSMDAIREASEEQLANVDGVGPTIAAAVKEWFADDWHVNIVDAWAAAGVRMADEVDESMPKTLEGLTVVVTGTLPTLSRDQAKEAIIIRGGKAAGSVSKNTSYVVAGEAAGSKLEKAEQLGVPVLDEDAFRILLEKGPAGLDGGEAEGAEETPGSEETAAAAETPSGDLQEESGDE, encoded by the coding sequence ATGAAAGACGACGTCGTGGAGCCTTCCGGCGGCACCCCGGCGGAGGCCCTCCGTGAGGAGTACCAGCACCTGGCGGATGAGGTCCGCCGGTACCGGCACGCCTACTACCAGGAGGACGAGCCCCTCATCAGCGACGCCGAGTTCGACGAGCTGTATCTGCGCCTCGAGCGCTTCGAGGCGCTGCATCCCGAACTGGTGTCGAACGACTCGCCCACGCAGGAGGTCGGCGGGGAGGTGTCCTCGGCGTTCGCCGCCGTCGAGCATCTGAGCCGCATGTACAGCCTGGAGGACGTGTTCTCCCTCGAGGAGCTGACGGCGTGGGTCGAGAAGACGCTCGCCAGCACGCAGACCCTCGGACTGGCGACGCCGCGCTGGCTCACCGAGCTGAAGATCGACGGCCTCGCCGTGAACCTGCTGTACCGCGACGGCAAGCTGGTCCGTGCGGCGACCCGTGGCGACGGCACCACGGGCGAGGACATCACGCACAACGTCCTGACCATCAAGGAGATCCCGCGGGAGCTTTCCGGCACGGGGCACCCGGCCGAGGTGGAGATCCGCGGCGAGGTGTTCATCCCGTCCAAGGCGTTCGATGAGTACAACGAGATCCTCATCGCGCAGGGCAAGGCGCCGCTGGCCAATCCCCGGAACGCGGCCGCCGGCTCGCTCCGCCAGAAAGACCCCGCCGAGACCGCCAAGCGCCCGCTGTCCATGTACGTGCACGGCATCGGCCGCCACGAAGGTCTGGACCTGGCGTCCCAGTCCGACTTCTACGCCCTGCTCCAGGAATGGGGCCTGCCCACCAGCCCGTACTTCAAGGTGCTGGACACGCTGGAGGAGGTCCTCGGGTTCATCGCCGAGTACGGGGAGAAGCGTCACAGTCTCATCCACGAGATCGACGGCATCGTGGTCAAGGTCGATCAGCTCGCCGTGCAGCGCCAGCTCGGCCACACCTCCCGCGTGCCGCGCTGGGCGGTCGCGTACAAGTACCCGCCCGAGGAAGTGCACACCAAACTCCTGGACATCCGGGTGAACGTCGGCCGCACGGGCCGTGTCACCCCGTACGGCGTCATGGAGCCGGTGAAGGTGGCGGGCTCCACCGTCGAGATGGCCACCCTGCACAACCAGGACGTCGTGAAGGCCAAGGGCGTCCTGATCGGTGACACCGTGGTGCTCCGCAAGGCCGGTGACGTCATCCCGGAGATCGTCGGCCCCGTCCTCGCCCTGCGCGATGGCACCGAGCACGCCTTCGTCATGCCGGAGACCTGCCCGTCCTGTGGCACGCCTCTGGCGCCGGGCAAGGAGGGCGACGTCGACCTCCGCTGCCCCAATGCCCGTTCCTGCCCGGCCCAGCTCCGCCAGCGGGTGGCGCATCTGGCTGGGCGTGGAGCCTTCGACATCGAGGCCCTGGGCGACGAAGCCGCGCTCGCCCTGACGGCCGGCCCGGGACCGGACCCTGCGGGGACCGGCGGACTGGTCCAGCCGACCGGGCCTGGCGTTCTGACGGACGAGTCGCGCGTGTTCGACCTCGCCTCGGAGACGGCGGGCGCCGATCTGCGGGCCGCCCTGGGCGAGGTGAAGGTCTGGCGGGAGAAGCGTGTGAAGGGCGCGGGCACCGGAGTCTGGGAGCTGAAGCCGTACTTCTGGACCCAAGGCACGGCGAAGTCGCCGGCCGGCCCGAGCGCCAACACCAAGAAGCTCTTCACCGAGCTGGAGAAGGCCAAGTCGCAGCCGCTCTGGCGCGTCCTCGTGGCGCTGTCGATCCGGCACGTGGGCCCGACGGCGAGCCGTGCTCTGGCCACTGCCTTCGGCTCCATGGACGCGATCCGCGAGGCCTCAGAGGAGCAACTGGCCAACGTGGATGGGGTAGGTCCCACCATCGCCGCCGCGGTCAAGGAGTGGTTCGCCGACGACTGGCACGTCAACATCGTGGACGCCTGGGCCGCCGCAGGAGTGCGGATGGCCGACGAGGTGGACGAGTCCATGCCGAAGACCCTCGAAGGTCTGACCGTCGTGGTCACGGGCACGCTGCCCACCCTGAGCCGGGATCAGGCGAAGGAGGCCATCATCATCCGTGGCGGCAAGGCCGCGGGATCGGTCTCGAAGAACACCTCGTACGTGGTGGCCGGAGAGGCCGCGGGCTCCAAGCTGGAGAAGGCTGAGCAATTGGGGGTCCCGGTCCTGGACGAGGACGCGTTCCGGATCCTCCTGGAGAAGGGCCCGGCGGGCCTGGATGGGGGAGAGGCCGAGGGGGCCGAGGAGACGCCGGGCTCCGAGGAGACGGCCGCCGCCGCGGAGACGCCGTCCGGGGATCTTCAGGAGGAGTCCGGGGATGAGTGA
- a CDS encoding FtsK/SpoIIIE domain-containing protein, with translation MKLRLTLRRGDLDSKDLAVTVDGSATVSDIARELWLADPDRPNPSDPGRMSLLVEESYVGGAMRGQVLDPDAKLLESGLRPGSAVSIAPVSQAFATHQQAGGPAVATLRVLSGPDAGREFPLPSGTSYIGRGRDSDIRLSDPLTSKRHARILVGETVEVVDTNSANGLLMDGLPVTRAVLGSSDTITLGDTTISIITVQRNQAAVATQPMVDFNRSPRVVARFPVRKKVPPKGPQPREKEPFPILMMMLPLFMGAALFAITQNITSVVFMALMPLFAIGHWWEQKRHSGKRFKEQLRQFREGMDQFRSEMTELQKVERSVRLQETPSVADTVDAIYRLGPLLWTHRTEHRGFLSLRLGLGTAPSRVEIEEPQDRDTEAVYAREIQEAIAYYSTIDGVPLVSQLRHSGSFGVAGERHVMDDVARGLVVQLVGLHSPAEVVIAAMTSTRSKDRWAWLKWLPHVGSGHSPLPGDHLAAGQAAGTALLERLEALVDERAAGRKEPVPSPRGELKDDLVDPPAPVVPEVLVVVEDDAPVDRGRLTRLVERGADTGVHIMWLAADVQSLPAACRDFMVVDGGQGATTGQVRLGRHSYPVSCESVDEELATQLARMLTSVVDVGRPLEDDSNLPRSVSFVNLLGRELLDSANAVGERWKENNSIHSTAIPNRKDNGTLRALVGSTGSEPMFLDLKNEGPHALVGGTTGAGKSEFLQSWIMGMASAYSPDRLSFLLVDYKGGSAFADCVQLPHTVGLVTDLSPHLVRRALTSLRAELHYREHLLNRKKAKDLLAMQREADPDAPPYLVIIVDEFAALANEMPEFVDGVVDVAARGRSLGVHLILATQQPSGVIRGSLRANTNLRVALRMADEDDATDVIGTPLAAYFDPAIPGRAAAKTGPGRLQSFQTGYAGGWTTERPPRPQIDIVEMNFGAGAVWEVDAGLREPEPEPTGPNDIARMTETIKAAADLLAIEPPRKPWLPVLQSAYDFSELQGPLTDEELLLGVGDDAAHQSQPLVFYRPDRDGNMAIFGTGGSGKSSALRSIAVAAAVTPRGGPVHVYGIDCGSAGLTMLEVLPHVGAVIDGDDEERVGRLLRWLRDVSEERARRYSEVKASTIVEYRKLAERPDEPRIFVLVDGISAFRDSYEYSSSAGIWEIFLQLATDGRPLGIHLVVTGDRPGSVPTALLASIQKRLILRLSAVDDYITLDAPKDVLDASSPPGRGMLDGLEVQLAVLGGTPNLALQARGVQKLREAMLRRGIPQAPGIQRLPESVDLGILPVASPGMAAFGVDNETLTSAQVPTEGALMVSGPPGSGRTTALVTLAHAYKKANPGGTAVYLGSRRSAVGSLKVWDKAFVGTDDVEMGVDELLEFAQERPGRVAFFIEGLTEFTDSMAEPGLARLVTESVKSGQWVVAESETSTWSSAWQLAQPFKSGRRGILLNPGDMDGDSLLSTSLGRIKDQFIPGRGYVIARGKVRKVQVALPPEA, from the coding sequence GTGAAACTCCGCCTGACACTCCGACGCGGAGACCTCGACAGCAAGGACCTGGCCGTCACCGTCGACGGCAGCGCGACCGTCTCGGACATCGCCCGTGAACTCTGGCTCGCCGACCCTGACCGGCCCAACCCGTCCGACCCCGGACGGATGAGCCTGCTGGTCGAGGAGTCCTATGTGGGCGGCGCCATGCGCGGGCAGGTCCTGGACCCGGACGCCAAGCTGCTCGAGTCGGGTCTGAGGCCCGGCTCCGCCGTCTCGATCGCCCCGGTCAGCCAGGCCTTCGCGACCCATCAGCAGGCCGGCGGTCCCGCCGTCGCGACCCTGCGTGTCCTGTCCGGGCCCGACGCCGGACGCGAGTTCCCGCTGCCGTCCGGCACCAGCTACATCGGCCGGGGACGCGACAGCGACATCCGACTGAGCGACCCGCTGACCTCCAAGCGCCACGCCCGCATCCTGGTGGGCGAGACCGTGGAAGTGGTGGACACCAACTCCGCCAACGGCCTGCTCATGGACGGGCTGCCCGTCACGCGTGCCGTCCTGGGGTCCTCGGACACGATCACCCTGGGCGACACGACCATCTCCATCATCACGGTGCAGCGGAACCAGGCAGCCGTCGCCACCCAGCCCATGGTGGACTTCAACCGGTCCCCGCGCGTCGTGGCGCGCTTCCCCGTGCGGAAGAAGGTCCCGCCCAAGGGTCCGCAGCCGCGGGAGAAGGAACCGTTCCCCATCCTCATGATGATGCTGCCGCTGTTCATGGGCGCGGCGCTCTTCGCCATCACGCAGAACATCACGAGCGTGGTCTTCATGGCGCTCATGCCGCTCTTCGCCATCGGGCACTGGTGGGAGCAGAAGCGGCATTCCGGAAAGCGCTTCAAGGAACAGCTGCGGCAGTTCCGTGAGGGGATGGACCAGTTCCGTTCGGAGATGACGGAACTGCAGAAGGTGGAGCGTTCGGTCCGCCTGCAGGAGACGCCCTCCGTCGCGGACACGGTGGACGCGATCTACCGTCTGGGCCCACTGCTCTGGACCCACCGCACCGAGCACCGCGGCTTCCTCTCCCTGCGCCTGGGGCTGGGCACGGCGCCGTCACGCGTCGAGATCGAGGAGCCCCAGGACCGGGACACCGAAGCGGTCTACGCCCGGGAGATCCAGGAGGCGATCGCGTACTACTCCACGATCGACGGCGTCCCGCTCGTCTCCCAGCTCCGGCACTCCGGCTCGTTCGGCGTGGCCGGCGAACGCCACGTGATGGACGACGTCGCCCGCGGCCTGGTCGTCCAGCTGGTGGGCCTGCATTCGCCCGCCGAAGTCGTGATCGCGGCGATGACCTCCACGCGGTCGAAGGACCGCTGGGCGTGGCTCAAGTGGCTGCCGCACGTGGGTTCGGGTCACAGCCCGCTCCCGGGCGATCACCTCGCCGCCGGTCAGGCCGCCGGAACCGCTCTCCTGGAGCGTCTGGAGGCCCTGGTGGACGAGCGGGCCGCGGGCCGTAAGGAACCGGTCCCGTCCCCGCGCGGCGAGCTCAAGGACGATCTGGTCGATCCGCCCGCACCCGTGGTCCCCGAGGTCCTGGTGGTCGTCGAGGACGACGCCCCCGTGGACCGTGGCCGTCTGACCCGTCTGGTGGAGCGCGGCGCTGACACCGGCGTGCACATCATGTGGCTCGCCGCGGACGTGCAGTCCCTGCCCGCGGCCTGCCGCGACTTCATGGTGGTCGACGGCGGTCAGGGCGCCACCACCGGCCAGGTCCGGCTGGGGCGGCACAGCTACCCCGTGAGCTGCGAGAGCGTCGATGAGGAGCTGGCGACCCAGCTGGCCCGCATGCTGACGTCCGTCGTCGACGTCGGCCGGCCGCTCGAAGACGACTCGAACCTGCCGCGCAGCGTGAGTTTCGTGAACCTCCTCGGCCGCGAGCTGCTGGATTCCGCGAACGCCGTGGGGGAGCGGTGGAAGGAGAACAACTCCATCCACAGCACCGCGATCCCCAACCGCAAGGACAACGGGACGCTGCGCGCGCTGGTGGGCTCCACCGGTTCCGAGCCGATGTTCCTGGACCTGAAGAACGAGGGCCCGCACGCCCTGGTCGGCGGCACGACGGGCGCCGGCAAGTCCGAGTTCCTGCAGTCCTGGATCATGGGCATGGCCTCGGCCTACAGCCCCGACCGTCTCAGTTTCCTCCTGGTGGATTACAAGGGCGGCAGCGCGTTCGCCGACTGTGTCCAGTTGCCCCACACGGTGGGCCTGGTCACCGACCTCTCGCCCCACTTGGTGCGCCGTGCCCTGACCTCGCTCCGGGCCGAACTGCACTACCGCGAGCACCTGCTGAACCGGAAGAAGGCCAAGGACCTCCTGGCGATGCAGCGCGAGGCCGACCCGGATGCGCCGCCGTATCTGGTCATCATCGTGGACGAGTTCGCGGCCCTGGCCAATGAGATGCCGGAGTTCGTGGACGGCGTCGTGGACGTCGCCGCGCGTGGCCGTTCGCTCGGCGTGCATCTGATCCTCGCCACGCAGCAGCCCTCCGGTGTGATCCGCGGCAGCCTGCGCGCCAACACCAACCTCCGCGTCGCGCTGCGCATGGCGGACGAGGACGACGCCACGGACGTGATCGGCACGCCGCTGGCCGCGTACTTCGACCCCGCGATCCCGGGCCGTGCCGCCGCCAAGACCGGTCCCGGCCGGCTCCAGAGCTTCCAGACCGGCTACGCCGGCGGCTGGACCACGGAACGTCCGCCGCGCCCGCAGATCGACATCGTGGAGATGAACTTCGGCGCGGGAGCCGTGTGGGAGGTCGACGCCGGACTGCGCGAGCCGGAGCCGGAGCCCACGGGCCCGAACGACATCGCCCGGATGACGGAGACCATCAAGGCAGCGGCGGATCTGCTCGCGATCGAGCCGCCCCGCAAGCCGTGGCTGCCCGTGCTCCAGTCGGCCTACGACTTCTCCGAGCTCCAGGGTCCGCTCACCGATGAGGAACTGCTGCTCGGCGTCGGGGACGACGCGGCGCACCAGAGCCAGCCGCTCGTCTTCTACCGGCCGGACCGCGATGGCAACATGGCGATCTTCGGCACCGGCGGTTCCGGCAAGTCGTCGGCGCTGCGCAGCATCGCCGTGGCCGCCGCCGTGACGCCGCGCGGCGGTCCCGTGCACGTCTACGGGATCGACTGCGGCTCCGCCGGTCTGACGATGCTCGAAGTCCTGCCCCACGTCGGCGCCGTGATCGACGGCGATGACGAGGAACGCGTGGGCCGTCTGCTCCGCTGGCTCCGGGACGTCTCGGAGGAGCGGGCGCGCCGCTACTCCGAGGTCAAGGCGTCCACGATCGTGGAGTACCGGAAGCTCGCCGAACGACCGGACGAGCCGCGGATCTTCGTCCTGGTGGACGGCATCAGCGCTTTCCGGGACTCGTACGAGTACTCCAGCAGCGCCGGGATCTGGGAGATCTTCCTCCAGCTCGCCACGGACGGACGCCCGCTCGGCATCCACCTGGTGGTGACCGGTGACCGTCCGGGGTCCGTGCCCACCGCACTGCTGGCCTCGATCCAGAAGCGGCTGATCCTGCGCCTGTCCGCCGTCGACGACTACATCACCCTGGATGCCCCGAAGGATGTCCTCGACGCCTCGTCCCCTCCGGGCCGCGGCATGCTGGACGGCCTGGAAGTGCAGCTGGCCGTGCTGGGCGGCACCCCGAACCTCGCGCTGCAGGCCCGTGGTGTGCAGAAGCTCCGCGAGGCGATGCTCCGCCGCGGCATCCCGCAGGCGCCGGGGATCCAGCGTCTGCCGGAGTCGGTCGATCTCGGCATCCTGCCGGTGGCGAGCCCCGGTATGGCGGCCTTCGGCGTGGACAACGAGACCCTCACCTCGGCCCAGGTGCCGACCGAAGGCGCGCTCATGGTGTCCGGCCCTCCCGGCTCGGGCCGCACCACGGCCCTGGTCACCCTGGCGCATGCGTACAAGAAGGCCAATCCCGGCGGCACCGCCGTCTACCTCGGTTCCCGGCGCTCCGCCGTCGGCTCGCTCAAGGTGTGGGACAAGGCGTTCGTGGGGACCGACGACGTCGAGATGGGCGTGGACGAACTGCTTGAGTTCGCGCAGGAACGGCCGGGCCGGGTCGCCTTCTTCATCGAGGGCCTCACCGAGTTCACGGACTCCATGGCGGAACCGGGCCTCGCCCGTCTGGTCACCGAGTCCGTGAAGTCGGGCCAGTGGGTGGTGGCCGAGTCCGAGACGTCCACCTGGTCCTCGGCCTGGCAGCTGGCACAGCCGTTCAAGTCCGGCCGCCGCGGCATCCTGCTCAACCCGGGCGACATGGACGGCGACTCGCTCCTGAGCACGAGCCTCGGCCGGATCAAGGACCAGTTCATCCCGGGCCGCGGATACGTCATCGCCCGCGGCAAGGTCCGCAAGGTCCAGGTGGCGCTGCCCCCGGAGGCCTGA
- a CDS encoding response regulator, whose amino-acid sequence MSHDFTVLIVDDDFHVATLHSNYVQAVPGFSVVGHAGNAQQALQAFHSLRPDLVLLDVYLPDGSGLDVLRQLDCDVMMLSAAADALSLRMAFRRGALAYLLKPFGGEELAQRLRSYARYRRLLEKTTGLDQEAVERARRALLSSDGPAVSSPARTRSATEQSILEALGGVESGPAGEALSALEVAERVGVSRATAQRYLSSLADDGAVEIQLRYGTTGRPEHRYARRA is encoded by the coding sequence ATGAGTCACGATTTCACCGTGCTGATCGTCGATGACGACTTCCACGTCGCCACGCTGCACTCCAACTACGTCCAGGCCGTGCCCGGGTTCTCGGTGGTGGGCCACGCCGGCAATGCGCAGCAGGCCCTGCAGGCGTTCCACTCACTGCGCCCCGACCTCGTGCTGCTGGACGTCTATCTGCCGGACGGCTCGGGGCTCGACGTGCTGCGCCAGCTGGACTGCGACGTCATGATGCTCAGCGCCGCGGCCGACGCGTTGTCCCTGCGGATGGCCTTCCGCCGCGGGGCCTTGGCCTATCTGCTCAAGCCGTTCGGCGGAGAGGAACTGGCTCAGCGCCTCCGGTCCTACGCGCGCTACCGGCGGCTGCTGGAGAAGACGACGGGCCTGGATCAGGAGGCCGTGGAGCGTGCCCGGCGGGCTCTGCTCAGCTCGGACGGACCGGCGGTGTCCTCACCGGCAAGGACCCGCAGCGCCACCGAACAGTCCATCCTCGAGGCCCTCGGCGGCGTCGAGAGCGGACCTGCCGGAGAGGCGCTGTCGGCGCTGGAGGTCGCGGAACGGGTCGGGGTGTCCCGTGCCACGGCGCAGCGGTACCTCTCCTCGCTGGCCGACGACGGCGCCGTCGAGATCCAGCTGCGCTACGGCACCACGGGGCGGCCGGAGCACCGCTACGCGCGGCGGGCGTGA